AGGGTGTTCACTTTGCTTGCATCCTGTACCGTCGGATCATATTCACGTTCGAGCGTCATCTCCCGGTCCAGATTCTGTTTCTTCGAAGTATCTTCCTGTGCACTCATTGTGGCAGTAGTCCCAAGCAAGGCTACAACACACAGCGCTTTTACATTATATATAGTCTTCATTGTATTCAATTATTGCTTTAGTTTACCTAATCTGTCCTCTATCATACCGGCAATCTCATCGTCACCTTTGTAATTGTTCTGCAGGTTGTTCAGATAAGCGCGTGCCTGAATGTCATCTCCCTGGCGGATATAAATATCTGCCCACAGGATGAATCCGCGTGCCAGCCAGTACTGGTGAGGAGTTCCGTTCTTAGCGAAATCTTCCAGTATCTTTTCAGCATTCTTATCGTCTTTAGTGTCATAGAAATATTGAGCCAACAGATATTTGGCTTCTGCACCGTGAGCCGTACGGGTGTCTTTGCTAAGAACTTTCAAGTCTTCAAGCGCTTTCGCCGGCTGTTTATGGTCGATATAAGCTTTGGCACGGATATAACGGGCTTCGGCTTCTACTTCAGGAGACAGCTTCGGATCTTTCAGTAATTCGTTGGCTGCGAGCTGTGCTTCTTCCTGTTGTCCGGTCTGCAGGGCACAACGCATGATACCCAGACGGGCTGCCTGTTTGTTCTCCGGATTTTCTGCGATAACCTGTAAACGCTTGAAGGTTTCCAGTGCTGCCGGGAAGTCCTGGGTGAGATATTGCATTTCTGCCGTACGTGCCACTGACTCTTCCAGGAATTTCGTATCGCCGCTGTCGATAACCGATTTGAAACGCTGCAGGGCTTCATCATATTCCTTCTTGGCAAAGGCGATGCTTCCCAGATAATAGTTCGCATTCGAACTGAAAGCTCCTTCCGGGAATGTCTGCAGATAGTTGACCAGACTGCGACGGGCTTCGTCGTTATTACCGCGCAGGAAGAGTTTTTCTGCAGCGATGTATGTCAGTGAATCCTGTTCGCCGACTTCCAGGCGGACGTTACCTCCCAGTGAGTTGACATAGTTGGCATACGCATTGATATCGTTCAGGTCGATATAAACAGACTTCAGGTCCTGAAGAGCTACTCTGGCTTCTTCGCTACCCGGATAGTTACTGATCACTTTCTTATAGGCTTCAGCCGCTTTCTGCGGTTGGTTGTCGTTGAAGTACAACAGACCTAACTGGATACCGGCTTTACGGGCGAGACTGCTTTGCGGGAAACGCTGAATCAGTGTTTCGAATGCCTGGGCTGCCTGTGAACTGTTTTCAAGCAATACATAAGAACGTCCTTTTTCGAAAAGAGCGTCGTCTACATATTGTGATTCCGGATAATCGCGGATCAGGCGGTCCATCGCACTGATCTTACCCCGATAGTCTTTCTGCAAACCGAGCAGGAAGCCTTTCTGATAAACCGAATAATCTCCGGCAGAGGGCTGCAGTTGAGCGGCACGGCTATAGTTTTCTTCTGCCTGTGTGAACTGACGTTTCTGGTACAGGCAGTCACCGACACGATTATAGGCATCCGCCAGGGCAGGAGCCTGCTGGCTGCTTTCAAGGTTGATATACTGGCGGAAACGGTTTTCTGCTTCCCCGTATTCTTTCAGTTTGAAGTAGCAATACCCCAGATTGTAATGAGCCAGTGCGTACATGTCTGTATTCCGCTGGCGGGTATTGTTCAGATAGGTACGGTAATCAGAGATCGCCTGCTGATACTCTCCTTTGCGGTAGTATGATTCTCCACGCCAAAAATAAGCATCGTTGCGTGATTCCATATTATAAGAACCCAGATTGATCGCCTGTGTGAACAGGTCGACCGCTTCATCCAGTTTCATATTGGTGAATGCCTGCGTTCCCAGTTGGAACAGGATGTCCTGCTTCGCTTCCAGTATCTTTGTACTCGGACGATTGATCTTATTAATGGAGTTGAGGGCTGCCTGATAGTTTTTAGTAGTCAGATAGACTTCCACCAGGTAGTCGTTCACTTTATCGGCATATTGTGAATTAGGGAAATCGTTCAGGAAGTCTTCGAAAATAGTCACCGATTCGCCAAATCCTGTAAAGGCTGTTTCATGGATCAGCAACGCATAGTTGAACATCGCCACTTCCTGGATCTGTTTGTCGAAAGATGCCGTTGCCGCAGCTTCGAAAGCCATGCGGGCGTTGTTCTTGTCTTTCAGTTTCAGGTAAGACTGTCCCAAATACAGATAAGCATTCTGTGTCAGTGCATCGTTTTCGCGTACGGTCTGTGACAAGGCGCTGACAGCACTGCTGTAATTCCCTTTATTATAATAGCATACACCGAGAATATACAGGTCGCCTCTTAACGGGCTGTCGGTAGACGATACGTATTTGCTTAACATGCTGATCGCCTTGTCCTGATTGCCCAGATGATAATACGAGTTACCCAGGATACGATAAACCTCGCTGTTATTCTTGCTGTTCGGATAAGAGGAGAGGAGTTCTTCCCCTTCGCTTATTACCTTTTCATACTTGTTCTGTATAAAATAGATCTGTGTAATATAGTATAGCGACTGTTCACGGTAATCCGGCATCTCTTTCAGGCGGCTGAATTCGACCAGCGCATTGTTGTATTTACCGGTCGCATAGTCGATATAAGCCACATAGTAAGTAGCGGCTTCCCGATATTGTGTGCCGATTTGCTGTATCCGGGCAAAGTAGTTACGTGCTTTATCCATCTCGCCCGTCTGCAGGAGTGAATAAGCCAGCCGGAAACTATAGGCTTCCTGTTGCTCCGGACTGAGCAGGTCTATATCCGATTCGTTGAACCAGAAAATAGCTTTCTGGTATTCCCCGCGTCCGAAATGAACGGAACCGATCAGGAAGTTCACTTCGTCGTTATGGCGTGAAGCCGGATAATCCTCCAGATAATCTTTCAATAGTTCGTCGGCATTGGGACGTCCCTGTTCATAAGCTGCGTATACGATCATATAGTCAGCTTCCTGGACCAGGTCTGCGTCTTTTGCGTGTTGTTTATAAGCCTCCAGCTTATTGATACAACCCGGATAGTTTTTTAAACTAAACAATTCTTTACCTTCTACGAACAAACGGTCCGGTGCCTCAAACTGGTACGACCGCTGCCCGCTAGCCACATGACTTCCTACCACCAGGCACAGTGGAATAAGTATTCTTTTCATCACTCCTTCGCTTTAATGTACAGATATTAAACAGTCTCTGTTAATTCTAAGTTGCAAATATAAAGAATAACATACAAATGCTAAGTAAGTTATTAACAAAAAGAATTAATATTTGGAATCATAAACAAACGTGTCAAAACAAAAAGTGAGGGTATCGGTCATGATTTCGTGTAAAAATGTCTTATATTTACGCTCTCTTCATACAGCAAAAGATGGGTGGATCGGAAGACATAAAAGAATTAAGCAGGTTGTTGGAAAGTTATAAAGGCCGTTTTATCAGCTTTGCAAATTCCTATGTGCAGGAATTTTCCGTAGCGGAAGATTTCACGATGGAGGCTTTTATGGATTATTGGGAAATGCGGGAAATGCTGCAGCCTGATTCGAATGTACCGGCCTATATCCTGACTTTGATCAAGCATAAATGTCTGAATCACCTGAAAAGAAAACAATTGCAGGAAGATGTCTCTCAAAGGCTCCGGACGGTTGCCGAATGGGAGCTGAATCTGCAAATATCCTCTTTGGAAGTCTGCGAACCCACAGAGCTTTTCACTACAGAAATAAAAGAGATAGTAAACCGGACCCTTCAGCAATTACCTGAACAGACACGGCGTGTTTTTCTGATGAGCCGTTTTGAGAATAAAACCCGTAAAGAGATTGCCGACGAATTGAATATGACTTCGAAAGGCGTAGAATACCATATATCCAAAGCGCTGGCCGCCCTTCGTGTGAATTTGAAAGACTATTATACGATCCTTCCCTTTTTATTTTACAATCTGAAATTTTTAACTTTTTTAAACTAGGCGCTTGCTTCTCCCGATTTCTATATATACAGAAGATAGAAATATGGAGAAAGAATTACTATATAAGTTTTTTACAGGAACTGCTACACTGGAAGAAAAAGAGTGCATTATGCGGTGGATGGAAGTATCTCCGGATAATAAAGCTGCTTTTCTGAAAGAAAGGAAATTGTATAATGCGATACTGTTGAATGCCGAACCGGAGAATACATCGGTTGCCGGAAACAAAAAACAACATGGGTTGCATTTAGGTTTCGTGAAGTTCCTGCGGATAGCGGCAATGATCGTCATCGCTTTCGGGTTAGGGTATTTTGCCCAGGACCGGGACGACGAGGGGCCGGTAGCTATGCAGACTATAGCCGTTCCTGCCGGCCAATGCGTCAATATCACGTTGCCTGACGGCAGTAACATTTGGCTGAATGCGCAGACGACTATACAATATCCGGTTTCGTTCAACAAACATGAACGTAAGATCAAGCTGGATGGCGAAGCTTACTTTGAAGTGGCGAAAGATAAGAAACGGCCTTTTATCGTCAATACAAAAGAATGCAGTGTGGAGGTCTTGGGTACGAAATTCAATGTGGATGCCTATTCCAGCCGGGATAAATTTGAAACGGTGCTGATGGAAGGAAGCGTCAAGGTATCCATGCATAATGACCCTTCGGAAACAATTTCACTAAAACCCAATAATAAGGTGTATCGTTCGAATGGTAAACTGTTGACACAGAAAATTGATAATTACGAAAGATACCGCTGGAAAGAAGGGTTGATCTGTTTCCAGGATGAACCGTTCAGGCTGGTGATGGAAGACTTTGAGAAATTCTATGGGTTGAAGATAATTGTGAACAACCAGAAAGTGACAAAGTATTTGTACACAGGGAAATTTAAGCAAACAGATGGTATTGATTATGCGCTAAGTCTGCTGCAGAAAAATATCCACTTTACCTATCAACGCGACCGCGAAAATCATGTGGTGTATATTAATTAAATGAAATAATAACCTTTTAAATCTGATTGCCTATGATATAGTAAAAAAAGTTTTTGTTAACGAAAAAGCCGGTTGATGGTGACGCATCAACCGGCAGGAATCTCAATCACAATTAATTAAATTGTATTATTTTGAAACACACAAATGTATGAAAAAAAATACTTTACAGGGACATTATTGCTTAAAAAGTCCCAACCTTAAACAACTCTTTAGAATTATGCGGATAACTACATTCTTGTTATTGGTCTGTATCTTTTGTTCGTTTGCCTCTACTTCCCATTCACAAAATATGCGGGTGAGCATAAGTAAATCAAGCACACAGTTAAACAAAATTTTCTCTGAAATAGAGAAGCAGACGGAGTATCTGTTTGTATATAACAACCAGATAGATGTGAATCGAAAAGTTTCTGTTAATGTAAAGGAGAAACAGGTTGCCCAGGTATTGGATGAGCTGTTTCGCGATACCAATATCGAGTATATGATCCAGGGTAATCATATCGTTTTGTCCTCCAAAGAAAATAAGCAGGAAACACAGCAACAGTCGAGACGTCAGATCTCCGGAGTTGTCGTAGATGATAACGGCGATCCGGTTATCGGAGCCAATGTGCTGGTAAAAGGAACGACGACCGGGAATATAACGGATGTAGATGGTAAATTCTCTTTCGAAGTGCCGGATAATGCCGTACTGGAAGTATCCTATATCGGCTATTTGACGCAGGAAGTCAGTACAAAAAATAAATCGATCCTGAAGATCACTTTGCATGAAGACACTCAGAATCTGGAAGAGGTCGTGATTGTTGGTTACGGTACGATGAAGAAAAGTGACTTGACTGGTGCTTCCGGTTCTGTAAAAGAAGATGCGTTGGCACAACGGACAGTTACTTCTTTCGGACAGGCTTTGTCGGGACGCGTATCCGGTGTGAATATCTCGACTAACTCAGGTCGTCCGGGCGGACGTGCTTCCATTCGTATCCGTGGTAACTCTTCTATCAGCGTAACGAACGACCCTCTTTATGTGGTGGACGGTGTGATTCTGAATGTCAGCACATTGACCAACGGAACATCTCCGATCGACTATCTGAATCCGAACGATATCAAGTCGGTGGAAGTCTTGAAAGATGCGTCGGCAACAGCCATCTACGGTGCCCGAGGTGCGAATGGTGTTATTTTGGTTACAACCAAGAAAGGTGAAGGTGTGGGTACTAGTATTCGTTACGATACCGACTTCGGTATAGGTGTTCTTCCTAAAAAACTGGATGTACTGAATGCTGCCGAGTTCCTGCAACTGGAGGATCTCGCCTATGCGAATGCTCAGAAGTTCGATCCGGAAGGATGGCAGAACGGAAACTATAAAGATCCGAAACTGAAAAGAACAGACTCGCGGTTGTTCGATTCTAACGGCCAGCCGTTGTACGATACAGACTGGCAGGACGAAACTATCCGCAATGCTTTTTCGCAGACACATCAAGTATCCGTGTCCAATACAAAAGGTGGCGACAGCTACGGGTTGTCTGTCGGATTCAGAGGAGAGGACGGTCTGATCATCGAATCTTACCTGAAACGTTATTCTGCCCGTTTCTTTATGGACAGCGAGCTGACCAAATGGTTGAAAGTAGGGGGTAGCCTGAGCTATGCCTATCAGAAAGAACGCCAGACCGACTCAATGGGGGATGGCGGTATCACGGTAGGACGTCAGATCGTGGAGGCATTGCCTTTCCTGCCTGTCCGTTATGAGGACGGAACTTTTGCCGGAAACAACGATTATCCGGGAATGGAAGGCGGTAACAGTCCGGTGCAGGTGGCTAAAGACCGTAACTATACATTGGAAACACAGACTATGCTGGGTAATGTATATGCGAACATCACTATTCTTCCGGGGTTGGAGTTCCGTTCCGTATTGGGTGCCAATATCATCAATCAGAAATCGAATTATTATGGAGGTCGTCAGTTGATCTGGATCTCTTCTCCGAACGGCAGTGCTTCTGTAAATAATAACCGGAATAACTCCTGGCAGTTTGAAAATTACGTGACTTATCATAAAGATTTTGCCCGGGTACATTCATTTACCGGTATGGTCGGTTTATCCTGGCAGCATGTGGATAACTCTTCGTCCACAGCGTCGGCAACAGGTTTCGAAGATGATTTCTTCCAGTATAACAACCTGGGGATCGGAACTTCTCCTACGGCAGCATCGAGTGCCAATGCATATGGTTTGAATTCTTATTTTGCCCGTGTCAATTATGGCTATAAGAGTAAATATTTATTGACGGCGACAGCTCGTTTAGACGGATCGTCTAAATTCGGTCAGTCAAACAGATATGCATTCTTCCCCTCTGTAGGTGCTGCGTGGCGTATCTCGGAAGAGAGTTTTATGAAACCGGCTACTGCTATCTCTAATTTGAAGTTGAGAGTCAGCTACGGTTTGACTGGTAACTCGGAAACAGGTGCTTATGCTTCACAGGGT
This is a stretch of genomic DNA from Parabacteroides chongii. It encodes these proteins:
- a CDS encoding tetratricopeptide repeat protein, giving the protein MKRILIPLCLVVGSHVASGQRSYQFEAPDRLFVEGKELFSLKNYPGCINKLEAYKQHAKDADLVQEADYMIVYAAYEQGRPNADELLKDYLEDYPASRHNDEVNFLIGSVHFGRGEYQKAIFWFNESDIDLLSPEQQEAYSFRLAYSLLQTGEMDKARNYFARIQQIGTQYREAATYYVAYIDYATGKYNNALVEFSRLKEMPDYREQSLYYITQIYFIQNKYEKVISEGEELLSSYPNSKNNSEVYRILGNSYYHLGNQDKAISMLSKYVSSTDSPLRGDLYILGVCYYNKGNYSSAVSALSQTVRENDALTQNAYLYLGQSYLKLKDKNNARMAFEAAATASFDKQIQEVAMFNYALLIHETAFTGFGESVTIFEDFLNDFPNSQYADKVNDYLVEVYLTTKNYQAALNSINKINRPSTKILEAKQDILFQLGTQAFTNMKLDEAVDLFTQAINLGSYNMESRNDAYFWRGESYYRKGEYQQAISDYRTYLNNTRQRNTDMYALAHYNLGYCYFKLKEYGEAENRFRQYINLESSQQAPALADAYNRVGDCLYQKRQFTQAEENYSRAAQLQPSAGDYSVYQKGFLLGLQKDYRGKISAMDRLIRDYPESQYVDDALFEKGRSYVLLENSSQAAQAFETLIQRFPQSSLARKAGIQLGLLYFNDNQPQKAAEAYKKVISNYPGSEEARVALQDLKSVYIDLNDINAYANYVNSLGGNVRLEVGEQDSLTYIAAEKLFLRGNNDEARRSLVNYLQTFPEGAFSSNANYYLGSIAFAKKEYDEALQRFKSVIDSGDTKFLEESVARTAEMQYLTQDFPAALETFKRLQVIAENPENKQAARLGIMRCALQTGQQEEAQLAANELLKDPKLSPEVEAEARYIRAKAYIDHKQPAKALEDLKVLSKDTRTAHGAEAKYLLAQYFYDTKDDKNAEKILEDFAKNGTPHQYWLARGFILWADIYIRQGDDIQARAYLNNLQNNYKGDDEIAGMIEDRLGKLKQ
- a CDS encoding RNA polymerase sigma-70 factor, with the translated sequence MGGSEDIKELSRLLESYKGRFISFANSYVQEFSVAEDFTMEAFMDYWEMREMLQPDSNVPAYILTLIKHKCLNHLKRKQLQEDVSQRLRTVAEWELNLQISSLEVCEPTELFTTEIKEIVNRTLQQLPEQTRRVFLMSRFENKTRKEIADELNMTSKGVEYHISKALAALRVNLKDYYTILPFLFYNLKFLTFLN
- a CDS encoding FecR family protein: MEKELLYKFFTGTATLEEKECIMRWMEVSPDNKAAFLKERKLYNAILLNAEPENTSVAGNKKQHGLHLGFVKFLRIAAMIVIAFGLGYFAQDRDDEGPVAMQTIAVPAGQCVNITLPDGSNIWLNAQTTIQYPVSFNKHERKIKLDGEAYFEVAKDKKRPFIVNTKECSVEVLGTKFNVDAYSSRDKFETVLMEGSVKVSMHNDPSETISLKPNNKVYRSNGKLLTQKIDNYERYRWKEGLICFQDEPFRLVMEDFEKFYGLKIIVNNQKVTKYLYTGKFKQTDGIDYALSLLQKNIHFTYQRDRENHVVYIN
- a CDS encoding TonB-dependent receptor; this encodes MRVSISKSSTQLNKIFSEIEKQTEYLFVYNNQIDVNRKVSVNVKEKQVAQVLDELFRDTNIEYMIQGNHIVLSSKENKQETQQQSRRQISGVVVDDNGDPVIGANVLVKGTTTGNITDVDGKFSFEVPDNAVLEVSYIGYLTQEVSTKNKSILKITLHEDTQNLEEVVIVGYGTMKKSDLTGASGSVKEDALAQRTVTSFGQALSGRVSGVNISTNSGRPGGRASIRIRGNSSISVTNDPLYVVDGVILNVSTLTNGTSPIDYLNPNDIKSVEVLKDASATAIYGARGANGVILVTTKKGEGVGTSIRYDTDFGIGVLPKKLDVLNAAEFLQLEDLAYANAQKFDPEGWQNGNYKDPKLKRTDSRLFDSNGQPLYDTDWQDETIRNAFSQTHQVSVSNTKGGDSYGLSVGFRGEDGLIIESYLKRYSARFFMDSELTKWLKVGGSLSYAYQKERQTDSMGDGGITVGRQIVEALPFLPVRYEDGTFAGNNDYPGMEGGNSPVQVAKDRNYTLETQTMLGNVYANITILPGLEFRSVLGANIINQKSNYYGGRQLIWISSPNGSASVNNNRNNSWQFENYVTYHKDFARVHSFTGMVGLSWQHVDNSSSTASATGFEDDFFQYNNLGIGTSPTAASSANAYGLNSYFARVNYGYKSKYLLTATARLDGSSKFGQSNRYAFFPSVGAAWRISEESFMKPATAISNLKLRVSYGLTGNSETGAYASQGSLGNYTTVFGSSKASGIGVSSLANPDLKWEKTSQVNAGLDIGLFNNRVNLEMDVYYKKTTDMLLSAPVPASSGFTSITKNVGSMSNKGFEFSINTVNITNENFSWETTFNISFNKNKVLALSEGDDDIYPGPDILSSSNNIIRVGEPVGSFYGYKRLGTWGTDEAEEAAKYNLRPGDLKLWDRNNDGQINDMDRLIIGKGIPDGYGTFSNSFRYKNFDLVVDLQYMFGNDVLDISKHSAEDRTGIANSYKTVLNAWTPENQNTMIAQIRPTGAGYTTNIDSHFVEDGSFLRGKNLVLGYTFPSELTKKISIKYLRVYGSVQNFFLITKYNGYDPEVSDATQTFAQGITVFGYPKPRTFTIGLNVSF